GTAAGAGGAAATGATTATGGAGGAACGGTCAGAAACACTCAGTTCCAAGAAAGAATTTGCCTTTGCCTCAAGCACCATATTATCCCAAGTTGGCCGAGGAATTATTGTTGGTCTCGTCGTCGGACTAATCGTCGGATCCTTTCGTTTCTTAATCGAAAAGGGCTTCCACCTGCTACAAGGACTCTATCAAGATCAAGCGCACCTAGTGCGCAATCTTTTTATCATTGGTCTATTTTATTTAATCGTTTGCTGGCTTAGTGCGAAACTAACTCGGTCAGAAAAAGATATCAAGGGTTCAGGAATTCCTCAAGTCGAAGCCGAACTAAAGGGACTCATGACTCTTAACTGGTGGAGTGTTCTCTGGAAGAAATATGTATTAGGGATTCTTGCTATTGCCAGTGGCCTTATGCTAGGTCGAGAAGGGCCAAGTATTCAACTTGGAGCAGTTGGTGGTAAAGGTATTGCCAAATGGCTCAAATCTAGTCCAGTAGAGGAACGTTCCCTGATTGCCAGTGGAGCTGCTGCAGGTTTAGCTGCTGCCTTTAATGCACCAATTGCAGGTCTCCTCTTTGTTGTAGAAGAAGTCTATCACCATTTTTCACGCTTTTTCTGGGTCTCAACTCTAGCAGCTAGTCTCGTAGCAAACTTTGTTTCTCTGCTCATATTTGGCTTAACACCCGTACTGGATATGCCAGACAACATTCCTCTCATGAACCTAGACCAGTATTGGATTTACCTCCTTATGGGAGTTTTTCTCGGACTTTCTGGTTTTCTCTATGAGAAGGCTGTACTCAATGTTGGTCGAATTTATGACTGGATTGGTCAAAAAATCCATTTGGATAAAGCTTATTATCCAATCCTAGCCTTTATCCTTATCATACCAGTCGGGATTTTCTTGCCACAAATTCTCGGTGGTGGAAATCAGGTCGTTCTTTCTTTGACTGAGCAAGATTTTAGTTTTGAGGTTCTATTAGCTTACTTTTTGATTCGCTTTGTTTGGAGCATGATTAGCTATGGAAGTGGCCTCCCAGGAGGAATTTTCCTACCCATTTTGGCGCTCGGTTCCTTACTTGGTGCCCTAGTTGGTGTCATTTGTGTCAATCTTGGGCTTGTCAGTCAGGCACAATTCCCTATATTTGTCATTCTGGGAATGAGTGGCTACTTTGGGGCAATTTCCAAGGCTCCCTTAACTGCCATGATCCTCGTAACTGAGATGGTTGGAGATATTCGCAACCTCATGCCACTTGGATTGGTAACCCTAGTTGCCTATATCATCATGGATTTACTTAAAGGTGCGCCAGTCTATGAGGCCATGCTAGAAAAAATGCTGCCAGAAGAAGCAACAGACGAAGGAGAAGTCACCCTCATAGAAATCCCTGTGTCTGACAAAATCGCTGGAAAACAGGTTCACGAACTCAACTTGCCACATAACGTACTCATCACCACCCAAGTCCATAATGGCAAGAGCCAAACAGTCAACGGTTCAACTAGAATGTATTTGGGTGATATGATTCACCTAGTGATTCCAAAAAGTGAAATTGGAAAAGTCAAAGATTTGTTGCTGTAGGTTTTTTACATAATTTGTTTTACGTAAAAAACTTTGAAAGGATTCTCTATGAAAAGAAATAAGGCAATTGCGGTATATTTGCTAGGCACATTTAGCCAGATAGTATCAGTTTGTCTCCTTTTCTTTTTCTTGAATCATTTTTCTGTTCATTCCAATCTATTAACTGTTTTAGGAATCATTGTTGGTGGGATTTCTTCAGCTCTTTGGGGAATAATTGTTGCAAATCACTATTTTCATATTCCTTTTAAGAAGATCGTTAACGATTTTTTTAACATTCATACCAGTTACAAACATTATTTATTATCTTTTTTCCTTATTATCCTTGATTTTTCTTTTCTAGTGTTTAGTGGGAAAATAGTAGAATTTAGCTGGTATCTCCCATTTTTGATGTTCTTCAAATTTATTGTCTTTGGCGGTATAGAAGAGATTGGATGGCGATATGTTTTTCAACCAATCTTACAAGAGAAGCTACCATATTTTTACTCAACAATCCTAACCTTTTTCAGCTGGGCAATTTGGCATCTGTTGTTCTTTTACATAGATGGTTCCCTAGCAACTCTGCAAATTCTACCGTTTTTATTTGGATTGCTGACGAATTCTTTCATACTCTCAGCTCTTTATAACAAAACAAAGAATCTCTGGATTTGCGTTATGACACATTCGATCATTAATGTCTTGTCTCAGCTAACCATAGACACTGATCGATCTGAAACCTACCTGCTTAAAATCTTCATCATCTTGGTATCCTGCTATATGGTAATACATAAAAAAGACGAGTATAGTCGCTAGCTGTTTTGTATGAAACAGTATTATTCTTTGGAAAAGCCTCTTGATTTAAAAGGACACCTTTACTTTGCACCAAAAAAGTAATGCGTAATTTTCCCGTCAGAAATTTTCTACCTACTATTCTTAGTATGTTTTGGTGTTGACATTTTTTTTAAAAAAAGGTAAACTATTAACATGACGTGAATAAAGTTAATAGTTAGGAGATAAGATGGGAATTTTAAGAACTCATTTAGAAGCAGAGTGTGACCCACGATTAGCCGGTGAATTAGCATACAGTATTAAGGAGGCCTATCGTTTTTTGTGGGAACTCATTGATACCACACCTGTATTGCGGCACCCAGAAATGCGAAAGACTTATGGGCATATCCGACAAGCATTAGTCGATGTAGCGCTGCGATTAGTTTTAGAAGATTCATCAATGAGAACAGATGTGCAAATGTTGTCTGCAGTGAATAATAAAGTGAACGGCTATACTTATACGATGATTGAAGCAAAAGGAGCCATTATTTCTCCAGTAAAAACCAGAAGTATAAAAACAATGCCGAAAAAAGCTCTTCACAGAAGTGTGGCTAGTGTGAAAAATAAACAATTTGATCTTTTTACAACCCAAGAGGATATCAATAAGCATTATGATGCTGATAACCCACCATTTCTCCTCTTAACATACGGCGGAAAGAATCATCACCTGCAATTTGTTCAGCTGGGTTTGCCAAATGTTGATACAGAGCAATGGATTGAGAAAGTAGATATTATGAATGCCCAGCGGATTGTTGCCTCGAAAGACCAAGAGCAGACCACTCAAAAGAAACTAGATTTGACTTTAACGGAGCTGTCAGAAGAGCTTCTTAGGAGAGAAGTAAATGGAACAAGGAATATTTAGTCCCTCTAAATTAACTAAGGCTAGAATAGCCAGAGGATTAACTAAAAAAGAATTGGCTGAACGAACAGGAATATCTAGACAAATGATTTCTAATTATGAATTAGGGAAAACACATCCAGGAGCAAGTAAGTTAATGACAATTGTTGCTGAACTAGATTTTCCATACGCCTATTTTACTTCTGAACCTAAAAGGTTTTACGAAGGGGCCACTTTTTTTCGTAGTCAATCTGCGGCTACTAAAAGAGCAAGGGATATGCAAGCTGTCAGGTTAGAATTTCAAAAGGAAATTTATGATTTGCTGTCTCAGTATGTTAATTTTCCTGAATTAACTCTACCTGACATTTTAACGAAAACTATTTACGATATTACTAATAACGATATTGAGGAAAAAGCTAAAGAATTAAGAGAACTATGGGGATTAGGTAAAGATATACCAATTTCTAATCTCACTGAGATTGCAGAAGTTAATGGTATTATTGTTGTTGAGTCCAATATGTCTGATGACAAATTGGATGCAGTGTCAGAATGGATTGAAGACAGACCGTATATCATGCTGACAGATAATGGAGAATCTGCTGTACGTCGTCGTTTTAATATTGCACACGAATTAGGTCATATTTTACTTCATGGAGATATTGAAAGTATTCACGACTATACCTCTCAGGAATTAAAGAATATTATTGAGAATCAGGCAAACTATTTTGCTTCTTGTTTATTGTTACCTGAGAATGGTTTTTTAAAATCTTTGTTATCTACTAATTTAGACTTTTATATTGAGTTAAAAAAATATTGGAAAGTTTCTATTCAATCAATGATTATGAGAACTTATCAGTTAGAGTTAATCAATGATGATCAAAAATTATATTTGTTTAGGAAAATTGGCTTTAATAAATGGAAGAAGCGTGAGCCTTTGGATGATGAATTGACTCCTGAGAAACCTAGTCTTTACCGTAAAGTATTTGACTTAATTATCAGTAATGATATTTTACAAAAAAATGAACTAATTTCTAACTTATCTCTGCCCAAAGATGAGTTAGAAAAATCATTAGATATTTCAATTAATGATAATTATCAATTGGCACAAAAAGGTCCTGTATTAAGAATAGTTAAATGAAAAGTCTCAATATTATTGAGACTTTTTTTGTAGTTATAGAGTATAGATGCAATATCTACATTTGAAGACATTTCAGTTCTCACTCTAATAATGTACATTTTAAGTGGAAGTTTTGATTTTTAAAAAATTCAGTTTTATAAAAAAGTTAGACTTCTGTTTTAAGTTTCTTGTTACATCTTTCCGAAAAACTATAATTTTCTTGAAAAATATATGAGTCTATGCTATACTACTAGTAGACTTAATTATGGAGAAAATACATGAAACGTGAGATTTTACTGGAACGAATCGACAAACTAAAACAAATCATGCCCTGGTATGTTCTGGAATACTACCAATCCAAGCTTGCTGTGCCCTACAGTTTTACAACCTTGTACGAATATCTCAAGGAATACGATCGATTTTTCAGCTGGCTTTTGGAGTCTGGTATTTCAAATGTTGATAAAATGTCTGACATTCCTTTATCAGTCTTGGAAAATATGTCTAAGAAAGATATGGAATCCTTTATCCTGTATCTACGTGAACGACCTTTGCTGAATGCTAATACAGCCAAGCAAGGTGTCTCTCAGACGACCATCAATCGGACCTTGTCAGCACTTTCCAGTCTTTATAAGTATCTGACCGAGGAGGTTGAAAACGACCAGGGAGAACCCTATTTCTATCGTAATGTAATGAAGAAAGTTTCAACCAAGAAAAAGAAAGAAACTCTTGCTGCCAGAGCTGAAAACATCAAGCAAAAGCTCTTTCTAGGTGATGAAACAGAAGGTTTTCTAACCTATATCGACCAGGAGTATCCACAACAGCTCTCAAATCGTGCCCTCTCGTCATTCAATAAAAATAAAGAACGTGATTTAGCCATTATTGCCCTTCTCTTGGCGTCTGGTGTCCGCCTATCTGAAGCTGTTAATCTGGATCTAAGAGACCTTAATCTCAAAATGATGGTCATTGATGTCACACGTAAGGGGGGGAAACGTGACTCGGTTAATGTCGCTGCCTTTGCCAAGCCTTATATAGAGAATTATCTCGCCATTCGAAATCAACGCTATAAGACAGAAAAGACGGATACAGCTCTCTTTTTGACACTCTATCGGGGTGTTCCCAATCGTATTGATGCTTCTAGCGTTGAAAAGATGGTTGCTAAGTACTCTGAGGACTTCAAAGTGCGTGTAACTCCCCACAAACTGCGTCATACCCTGGCTACTAGGCTCTATGATGCGACTAAATCGCAAGTTTTGGTCAGCCACCAACTAGGACACGCCAGTACACAAGTCACTGACCTCTATACCCATATCGTCAATGATGAACAAAAGAATGCCTTAGATAGTTTGTAGAATACATAAAAATATTTATGTAAAATATAACTCATAAAAAGAAGCTGGTCATACAACCAACTTCTTTTCTTTTTATCCCACTACTGCTTCAGCGATTTCTTCACGGCTTATACCAGCAAAGTAGCGTGTGATGTCAATAGTTTCTAATGCATTGAGGACATCTTCACGTTCGTATTTCACTCCACGGAGGACATCTTCTACAGCTGCAACGTCTTCGATACCAAAGAAGTCTCCATAAATCTTGATATCTTGGATTTTTGATTCAATGACGTTGGCAAAAACTTCAACCTTACCACTAGTGAATTTTGTTCCACGACGGACGTTAAATTCAGGTGATTTACCGTAGTTCCAATCCCAAGTACCAAACTTTGTATCCTTGATGCGATTGATTTCCGCCATTTCTTCTTCTGAAAAGACGTATTCAGTCATCTCTGGGTACTCTTTTTTCATGTATTCCAATAGCAAATCACGGAATTCTTCAACTGTGATTTTTTCTGGTAATTCATTGACAATATTTGTGACACGAGCACGGACAGATTTTACACCTTTTGATTCAAATTTATCTTTTGAAACCTTGAGGGCGTTAGCAAGGACTGACAAATCAACGTCAAAGAGCAAGCAACCATGGTGCATAATACGTCCATTGATATAAGCTTGGGCATTGCCACAGAATTTCTTGCCATCAATCTCTAGGTCATTACGGCCTGTGAACTCAGCTTTAACGCCTAGTTGAGCCAAGGTATTGATAACTGGGGTTGAGAAGCTCTTGAAGTCAAAGGCCTTGTTTTCATCTTCTTTTGAAATGATGGTGTAGTTGAGGTTGTTTAAATCGTGATAAACAGCTCCACCACCACTGATACGACGGACTACCTCAATACCATTTTCGCGAACATAATCACGGTTGATTTCTTCGATAGTGTTCTGGTGACGCCCGACAATGATAGATGGTTTGTTAATCCAAAGTAGGAAGATTTGATCCTCATCCAAAAGGTGTTTAAAGGCGTATTCTTCCAAGGCGATATTAAAAGCAGTGTCGTTTGAATGATTGATAATGTATTTCATGATATCCCTTTATACGATAGAGACTGGAAAACATCTTTCCAGCCTAGTTATCTTCGTTTTATTTTTTCTTTGGTGAATGGATGGCCATTCCTAGAACATCCGCAAATGCTTCGTACATCACTTCAGAGTAGGTTGGGTGTCCGTGGATGGTCTTCAGCATTTCCTCAACAGTGATTTCCATTTCGATAATGCTTGATGCCTCGTTAATCAATTCTGCGGCTGCAGGACCAATGATGTGCACACCAAGGATTTCCCCGTATTTCTTATCAGCGATAACTTTTACGAAACCCTGAGCAGCATCAGATGCAATGGCACGACCGTTGGCTGCAAAGTTGAATTTACCGATGGCTACATCGTATTTCTCACGCGCTTGTTCTTCAGTCAAACCTACTGCTGCTACTTCAGGAAGAGTATAGATGGCTGCAGGAGTCAAGTTCAATTTGGCAACAGCATGATTTCCTTTGAGGGCATTTTCAGCGGCAACTTCACCCATGCGGAAGGCTGCGTGGGCCAACATCTTAGTACCGTTGATGTCACCTGGTGCGTAAATACCTGGAACAGATGTTTCCATGTATTCATTGACCTTGATACGTCCACGATCCAATTCAAACTCAACATCGCCAATACCTTCAAGGTCTGGCACACGACCGATTGAAAGAAGAGCTTTGCTTGCGATGATATCGTCTTTTCCTTCAATCTTGATACGAAGTTGACCATTTTCTTCGATGATTTCTTGCAATTTGGTACCTGTCAAGATAGTCATTCCTTTGCGTTCCAAAATCAAGCGAAGATTCTTAGAAACTTCAGCATCCATAGCTGGAACAATACGGTCCATCATTTCAATAACAGTCACTTTTGAACCAAATGTCATGAAGGCTTGGCCGAGTTCAATACCGACAACGCCACCACCGATGATTACGAGGCTCTCTGGAACTTCGTTCATTTCAAGAATGTCATCACTTGTCATCACAAGTGGAGATTCCATACCAGGAACGTTAATCTTGCTGACTTTTGAACCACCAGCAAGGATGATTTTCTTGGTTTCAAGCAATTCAGAACCATTTACCAAGACATTCTTGTCTTTAGTGATCGTACCAACACCCTTATGAACAGTAACTCCGTAGCTACGAAGGAGACCAGCAACACCACCTACCAAGGTATTGACAACTTTAGATTTAGTTTCTAAAAGTTTATCCATATCTACAGTGAAGTTTGGATTTTCGATGACGATACCACGGTTTGCTGCATGACCGATGTTTTCGATGATTTCAGCGTTGTGAAGGTAGGTCTTAGTTGGGATACAGCCACGGTTCAAGCAAGTTCCACCAAGTTCAGATTTCTCAACAAGGGCAACCTTACCACCGAGTTGGGCAGCTTTAATGGCTGCTACATATCCAGCAGGACCTCCACCAATCACAACGATATCAAAGGCATCATCGCTCTTGCCATCGTCGTTTGAAACACTAGCTGCGGGAGCAGGGCTAGCTTCTGGTGCTGCTACTCCAGCTGTTGGGATGTTTTCCCCTTCTTCCCCAAGGTAACCGATAACTTCCGTTACAGGGACAGTTTCACCATCTCCTTTGAGGATGGCAATCAAGTATCCATCTTCTTCGGCTTCCAATTCCATGCTGACTTTGTCAGTCATGATTTCCAAAAGGATTTCTCCTTCTTTTACAAATTCTCCGACTTTCTTATTCCATTGGACGATTTGTCCTTCTGTCATATCCACGCCGGCTTTTGGCATAATTACTTCTAAGGCCATGTCTTACTTCCTTTATCTAAAACTCTAAAATAACAATAGCTAACTTAAACCAACATTGAGATTGGGTTCTCAATCAAGGCTTTCAAGTCTTTCATAAACTTAGCACCAGCCATACCATCTACAACACGGTGGTCAATGGTTAATCCAAGGCTCATGATAGGGCGAATGACAATCTCACCATTGACAACTACAGGTTTCTCTACTGTTGAGCTAACCCCGAGGATTGCTGAGTTTGGTTGGTTAATAATCGGACCAAAGGACTGAACGCCAAACATTCCCAAGTTACTGATTGTGAAGGTTGAATTTTGCAGTTCGCTTGGAGCCAATTTACCATCCAAGGTACGACCAATCACGTCTTTAAAGGCTACTACTAACTCTGACAAGCTCATCTTCTCAGCATTGTAAACAACTGGTGTCATTAGACCGTTATCCATACCAACCGCCATCGCAAGGTTGACATAGTTATGAGTGATAATGGTCTTGCCATCTTCTGTCAATGAAGCGTTGATGTATGGGTGTTTCATCAATGTTTTCACAACAGCGAGTGAAAGAAGGTCTGTTACAGTAGTCTTCTTACCAGTCGCTTCCATAATCGGATCAAGAACCTTCTTACGAAGAGCCAGCATTTCAGTCATATCAACTTCATAGTTGAGTGTGAAGGTTGGCGCAGTTAGGTAGGATTCAACCATACGTTGCGCGATAACCTTACGCATTGGTGTCATTGGAATACGCTCAATCTCACCATAAGGAGTGATATTGTCTGGAACTTCTTCCACTTTTTCAATCTGAGCAGGAGACTTGATGGTGTCGTTTTCGATATTTTCAGGAAGCAAGGCCAAAACGTCCTTCTTCATGATTTTACCACGGTGACCCGTTCCTTGGATTTCCTGCCAAGCAATGTTATGTTCGAGGGCAATTCGTTTTGCAAGTGGCGAAATGCGAACCACGTTTGTGTCTTTATAAGTTTCCACGTCTTCTTTGTGGACACGACCGTTTGCACCTGAGCCAGAAACGTCGTAGAGGTTGATCCCTAGATCATCCGCTAACTTTCTAGCCGCAGGAGTCGCTCTTAGCTTGTCATCAGCCATGACCTCTCCAATTCTATACTAAGATATTTAGGACGAAGAGGGCAATGAAAAAATAGGAGATTGACGATGTGTTCGATGAACACAAGGAAATCTATCTTTTTTTCACAGACCTCCGTCCGAATTCAATTACATGATGTAAAGGGCGTAAAAAGCGACCGAAAAATAGGAAATCAACGCAGACTTCGATGAAGTCAAGGAGATTTATCTTTTTTCCGAGCTTTTAGCCCGTGCTCTAATCTATAATATCAAGGACGAAAAGAGTTTTGCACCTAAAAGATACAAAGTTTCTCGTCTTTTTTATTTTATTTACATAACTTATATTATGTATTATTCCTTGTTATAAGTTTTTCGGATTGCATCTTTGATGCTTTCAACTGTTGGAATCATTGCATTTTCTAGATTTTGTGCGTAAGG
This genomic stretch from Streptococcus sp. 1643 harbors:
- a CDS encoding ClC family H(+)/Cl(-) exchange transporter yields the protein MEERSETLSSKKEFAFASSTILSQVGRGIIVGLVVGLIVGSFRFLIEKGFHLLQGLYQDQAHLVRNLFIIGLFYLIVCWLSAKLTRSEKDIKGSGIPQVEAELKGLMTLNWWSVLWKKYVLGILAIASGLMLGREGPSIQLGAVGGKGIAKWLKSSPVEERSLIASGAAAGLAAAFNAPIAGLLFVVEEVYHHFSRFFWVSTLAASLVANFVSLLIFGLTPVLDMPDNIPLMNLDQYWIYLLMGVFLGLSGFLYEKAVLNVGRIYDWIGQKIHLDKAYYPILAFILIIPVGIFLPQILGGGNQVVLSLTEQDFSFEVLLAYFLIRFVWSMISYGSGLPGGIFLPILALGSLLGALVGVICVNLGLVSQAQFPIFVILGMSGYFGAISKAPLTAMILVTEMVGDIRNLMPLGLVTLVAYIIMDLLKGAPVYEAMLEKMLPEEATDEGEVTLIEIPVSDKIAGKQVHELNLPHNVLITTQVHNGKSQTVNGSTRMYLGDMIHLVIPKSEIGKVKDLLL
- a CDS encoding CPBP family intramembrane glutamic endopeptidase produces the protein MKRNKAIAVYLLGTFSQIVSVCLLFFFLNHFSVHSNLLTVLGIIVGGISSALWGIIVANHYFHIPFKKIVNDFFNIHTSYKHYLLSFFLIILDFSFLVFSGKIVEFSWYLPFLMFFKFIVFGGIEEIGWRYVFQPILQEKLPYFYSTILTFFSWAIWHLLFFYIDGSLATLQILPFLFGLLTNSFILSALYNKTKNLWICVMTHSIINVLSQLTIDTDRSETYLLKIFIILVSCYMVIHKKDEYSR
- a CDS encoding ImmA/IrrE family metallo-endopeptidase — its product is MEQGIFSPSKLTKARIARGLTKKELAERTGISRQMISNYELGKTHPGASKLMTIVAELDFPYAYFTSEPKRFYEGATFFRSQSAATKRARDMQAVRLEFQKEIYDLLSQYVNFPELTLPDILTKTIYDITNNDIEEKAKELRELWGLGKDIPISNLTEIAEVNGIIVVESNMSDDKLDAVSEWIEDRPYIMLTDNGESAVRRRFNIAHELGHILLHGDIESIHDYTSQELKNIIENQANYFASCLLLPENGFLKSLLSTNLDFYIELKKYWKVSIQSMIMRTYQLELINDDQKLYLFRKIGFNKWKKREPLDDELTPEKPSLYRKVFDLIISNDILQKNELISNLSLPKDELEKSLDISINDNYQLAQKGPVLRIVK
- the xerS gene encoding tyrosine recombinase XerS; translated protein: MKREILLERIDKLKQIMPWYVLEYYQSKLAVPYSFTTLYEYLKEYDRFFSWLLESGISNVDKMSDIPLSVLENMSKKDMESFILYLRERPLLNANTAKQGVSQTTINRTLSALSSLYKYLTEEVENDQGEPYFYRNVMKKVSTKKKKETLAARAENIKQKLFLGDETEGFLTYIDQEYPQQLSNRALSSFNKNKERDLAIIALLLASGVRLSEAVNLDLRDLNLKMMVIDVTRKGGKRDSVNVAAFAKPYIENYLAIRNQRYKTEKTDTALFLTLYRGVPNRIDASSVEKMVAKYSEDFKVRVTPHKLRHTLATRLYDATKSQVLVSHQLGHASTQVTDLYTHIVNDEQKNALDSL
- a CDS encoding lipoate--protein ligase; protein product: MKYIINHSNDTAFNIALEEYAFKHLLDEDQIFLLWINKPSIIVGRHQNTIEEINRDYVRENGIEVVRRISGGGAVYHDLNNLNYTIISKEDENKAFDFKSFSTPVINTLAQLGVKAEFTGRNDLEIDGKKFCGNAQAYINGRIMHHGCLLFDVDLSVLANALKVSKDKFESKGVKSVRARVTNIVNELPEKITVEEFRDLLLEYMKKEYPEMTEYVFSEEEMAEINRIKDTKFGTWDWNYGKSPEFNVRRGTKFTSGKVEVFANVIESKIQDIKIYGDFFGIEDVAAVEDVLRGVKYEREDVLNALETIDITRYFAGISREEIAEAVVG
- the lpdA gene encoding dihydrolipoyl dehydrogenase; its protein translation is MALEVIMPKAGVDMTEGQIVQWNKKVGEFVKEGEILLEIMTDKVSMELEAEEDGYLIAILKGDGETVPVTEVIGYLGEEGENIPTAGVAAPEASPAPAASVSNDDGKSDDAFDIVVIGGGPAGYVAAIKAAQLGGKVALVEKSELGGTCLNRGCIPTKTYLHNAEIIENIGHAANRGIVIENPNFTVDMDKLLETKSKVVNTLVGGVAGLLRSYGVTVHKGVGTITKDKNVLVNGSELLETKKIILAGGSKVSKINVPGMESPLVMTSDDILEMNEVPESLVIIGGGVVGIELGQAFMTFGSKVTVIEMMDRIVPAMDAEVSKNLRLILERKGMTILTGTKLQEIIEENGQLRIKIEGKDDIIASKALLSIGRVPDLEGIGDVEFELDRGRIKVNEYMETSVPGIYAPGDINGTKMLAHAAFRMGEVAAENALKGNHAVAKLNLTPAAIYTLPEVAAVGLTEEQAREKYDVAIGKFNFAANGRAIASDAAQGFVKVIADKKYGEILGVHIIGPAAAELINEASSIIEMEITVEEMLKTIHGHPTYSEVMYEAFADVLGMAIHSPKKK
- a CDS encoding dihydrolipoamide acetyltransferase, giving the protein MADDKLRATPAARKLADDLGINLYDVSGSGANGRVHKEDVETYKDTNVVRISPLAKRIALEHNIAWQEIQGTGHRGKIMKKDVLALLPENIENDTIKSPAQIEKVEEVPDNITPYGEIERIPMTPMRKVIAQRMVESYLTAPTFTLNYEVDMTEMLALRKKVLDPIMEATGKKTTVTDLLSLAVVKTLMKHPYINASLTEDGKTIITHNYVNLAMAVGMDNGLMTPVVYNAEKMSLSELVVAFKDVIGRTLDGKLAPSELQNSTFTISNLGMFGVQSFGPIINQPNSAILGVSSTVEKPVVVNGEIVIRPIMSLGLTIDHRVVDGMAGAKFMKDLKALIENPISMLV